Proteins found in one Xenopus laevis strain J_2021 chromosome 1L, Xenopus_laevis_v10.1, whole genome shotgun sequence genomic segment:
- the med26.L gene encoding mediator of RNA polymerase II transcription subunit 26 has translation MTAAPVSPREIRERLLQAIDKQSNIQNMVAVLEVISSLEKYPITKEALEETRLGKLINDVRKKTSNEDLAKRAKKLLRNWQKLIEPVTQNEQLVRGIPNLPGSANGGGSHNCKADPAPTNLLAGKPIQELKGRNDIQKAHSPKADKTPKRKRKEHRDGGQGTPGHLSKPNHELFQNSSPPPTNGIGGSPPDNLPSPLDGGLQSNNRLEPAENDKHGKIPINAVRPHTNSPGLVKHPSTSSLLKVVVLQQHSGGLDDALSHQPRSPRCSSFSPRGTRAELATRQHTTYAPKGSAPSPSQRLPGVDSAHQSPLHPSTPPATAKRLESPRQDRVSSPHKPVEQLPSTDCHQVLPRTSQQHIPRSSLVDSQTPRTGFSPESSKLDSDDAASGSDNLKRKKSRLRIECEGQSADGTGKPARVKKERRLTFDVITGQIKPLTLKDPAQVESSAPTEQHRTETDKQDLTLSLPSPFQLTNWKELSGNEIIQSYLHRQSSLLSSSGIQTQSAHYYMSEYLKQEECTKRESRKTHVLVPIVLPSDLPGRTREITSSDTDRIQNQHWPGVNGCHDTQGNWYDWTQCISLDPHGDDGRLNILPYVCLD, from the exons ATGACAGCGGCTCCGGTATCCCCGCGGGAGATCAGGGAGAGGCTGCTGCAGGCCATCGATAAGCAAAGCAAC ATTCAGAACATGGTTGCTGTGCTAGAAGTAATCTCCAGTCTGGAGAAGTATCCCATTACCAAAGAGGCATTGGAG GAAACTCGACTTGGAAAACTGATTAATGATGTTCGGAAAAAGACCAGCAATGAGGATCTTGCCAAGCGTGCAAAGAAACTGCTGAGAAACTGGCAAAAGCTCATTGAGCCAGTGACCCAGAATGAACAGTTGGTCAGGGGCATCCCTAACTTACCAGGTTCTGCCAATGGGGGTGGCTCCCACAACTGCAAGGCAGATCCTGCACCAACTAATCTGCTTGCTGGGAAGCCCATACAAGAGCTGAAAGGCAGAAATGATATTCAAAAGGCACATTCTCCAAAAGCAGATAAGACAccaaagaggaaaagaaaagaacATCGGGATGGTGGCCAGGGTACCCCAGGACATCTATCCAAGCCCAACCATGAGCTTTTTCAAAACTCCTCACCCCCGCCCACCAATGGCATTGGGGGCAGCCCCCCTGATAACCTCCCTAGCCCGCTGGATGGAGGTTTGCAATCTAACAACAGACTGGAACCTGCTGAAAATGACAAGCATGGCAAAATACCAATAAATGCGGTCAGGCCTCATACCAACTCTCCTGGACTTGTAAAACACCCAAGCACTTCCTCTCTTCTAAAAGTAGTCGTCCTTCAACAGCACAGTGGGGGGCTGGATGATGCCCTCTCCCACCAGCCCAGAAGTCCCCGCTGTTCCTCCTTTAGTCCCCGTGGCACTCGTGCAGAATTGGCTACACGACAACACACCACATATGCACCAAAGGGTTCTGCTCCTAGTCCTTCCCAAAGGCTACCAGGTGTAGACTCTGCCCATCAGTCCCCTTTGCACCCTTCTACGCCCCCTGCTACAGCAAAAAGACTCGAGTCCCCTCGACAGGACAGGGTCTCCTCCCCACACAAACCAGTAGAACAGTTACCCTCCACTGATTGCCACCAGGTCTTACCTAGGACATCACAACAGCACATCCCTCGCAGTAGCCTTGTAGACTCACAAACGCCTCGTACTGGCTTTTCACCAGAGTCTTCAAAATTAGATAGTGACGATGCAGCATCTGGCTCAGACAACCTCAAGAGGAAAAAATCTAGACTTCGAATAGAGTGTGAGGGGCAATCTGCAGATGGGACTGGTAAACCAGCAAGGGTAAAAAAGGAACGCAGACTAACATTTGATGTTATAACAGGGCAGATTAAACCCTTAACACTGAAGGATCCGGCGCAAGTAGAGAGTTCAGCTCCTACCGAACAACACAGGACTGAGACTGACAAACAGGATCTAACGTTAAGCTTGCCAAGTCCCTTTCAACTGACGAACTGGAAAGAGCTGTCTGGAAATGAAATCATCCAGTCCTATCTCCACCGGCAGAGCAGCTTATTGTCTTCCTCTGGTATACAGACACAGAGTGCACATTATTACATGTCTGAATATTTAAAACAGGAGGAATGCACTAAGAGGGAATCAAGGAAAACTCATGTTTTAGTTCCAATTGTTCTTCCAAGTGATCTGCCTGGAAGAACCAGGGAAATCACTagcagtgacacagacagaataCAAAACCAACATTGGCCTGGTGTCAATGGCTGTCATGATACACAGGGCAACTGGTATGATTGGACGCAGTGCATCTCATTGGACCCTCATGGGGATGATGGTAGATTAAACATCTTGCCTTATGTCTGCTTAGACTGA